A single Elephas maximus indicus isolate mEleMax1 chromosome 2, mEleMax1 primary haplotype, whole genome shotgun sequence DNA region contains:
- the LOC126067153 gene encoding serine protease inhibitor Kazal-type 6-like has product MEAKEKRDEELWHGKDGADLNTEVDCNEFRDPKVYCTRESNPHCGSDGQTYGNKCAFCKAVVKSGGKIRLKHEGKC; this is encoded by the exons ATGGAAGCCAAGGAAAAGAGGGATGAAGAACTCTGGCATGGTAAAGATGGAGCTGATTTAAACACAGAG GTTGACTGTAATGAGTTCCGGGATCCCAAGGTCTACTGTACTCGAGAGTCTAACCCCCATTGTGGCTCTGATGGCCAGACATATGGCAACAAATGTGCCTTCTGTAAGGCGGTGGT GAAAAGTGGTGGGAAGATTAGACTAAAACACGAAGGAAAATGCTGA